TGCCCTGTGGAGTGGCAAGAGCTCGTAATGGAGCTCTCGGGCGCGCTTTACGTCGCCGCCCTTCCACGCCTCGTACATCTCTACCATCAATTCGGGGGCTACGTTGGCCGTTACAGATATCACACCGGCTCCTCCGACGGCTAGGATCGGAAGAGTCAACTCGTCGACTCCGGAGATTAGAACGAAATCGTCGGGAGTCTCTTCGATGAAACGCTGAACCACGTCCATGTCGCCACTGGCTTCCTTGATGCCGACGATGTGAGAGTGTTCTTCAGCTAGCTTGGCGGCCGTTTCCGGTTCCAACGCGCAACCAGTCCGTGACGGTATGTTGTAGAGGATGATAGGACACTCGACGGCTTCCGCGATTTCGGAGAAGTGGATGAAAAGACCCTCTTGAGGTGGCTTGTTGTAGTAGGGAACCACGGAAAGGATCGCGTCTGCCCCTACGTCTTCAGCGTACGTGGAGAGTTCGAGGGCCTCGCGCGTCGAGTTCGAACCTGCTCCGGCGATCACGGGCACCTTCCCATTCACCTCGTCAACGACGATTTCGATGACGCGTCGATGTTCCGCGTGACTCAGCGTGGACGATTCCCCTGTGGTCCCTGCGGGTACCACGCCATGCACGCCGGCCTCAAGCAATCGTGAGACGTTCTCACGGAGT
Above is a window of Methanopyrus sp. SNP6 DNA encoding:
- the dapA gene encoding 4-hydroxy-tetrahydrodipicolinate synthase — protein: MGFQIEGVIPALITPFTDDLKGINEEGLRENVSRLLEAGVHGVVPAGTTGESSTLSHAEHRRVIEIVVDEVNGKVPVIAGAGSNSTREALELSTYAEDVGADAILSVVPYYNKPPQEGLFIHFSEIAEAVECPIILYNIPSRTGCALEPETAAKLAEEHSHIVGIKEASGDMDVVQRFIEETPDDFVLISGVDELTLPILAVGGAGVISVTANVAPELMVEMYEAWKGGDVKRARELHYELLPLHRALFTETNPIPVKAAAELVGMASSPPRPPLKEAREDTKELLRRELEKLGLLSEGE